From Cecembia calidifontis, one genomic window encodes:
- a CDS encoding amidase gives MKKHGWLLLIIGVIFGFTLAQTAGKITRKQVIAAQNLIGISFDHKAIDTMLEYLTSNRKGYESMRNHFLDNSVSPALIFDPIPTDYQLTKNEGLNTWKINESATLPLDLDELAFYPILDLAGLIKTGKISAEALTRLYLNRIKKYDGKLLSFVTVTEELALKQAQKADEELAKGIYRGPLHGIPYGLKDLAAVPGYPTTWGAAPYKDQILDQTATVVRKLEEAGAVLLGKTVSGSLARGGVWFGGKTKNPWDLEQGATGSSAGSGAATAAGLVAFSIGTETLGSIVAPSTRTGSTGLRPTYGAVSKHGFMVLSWSMDKVGPICRSAVDCALVFDFIRGIDPLDRSTKEAGFRPLTDQDPSQMKIAYFKELFEKDSTSTGQNNKRTLEEFAQMGIQLIPVTMPSNFPFEAFDIILRAESGAFFDELLRSGRVDRLEEQHEGSRANSLRQSRFIPAVEYLQANRHRSLLIEAFHQLIKEYDLILSPTYGSNQLLLTNLTGHPALSLPNGFDDKGRPTSVTLVGNYYGEDQLISLAHAYQKNYRYHGMIPKGLIE, from the coding sequence ATGAAAAAACATGGATGGTTGCTCCTTATCATAGGGGTAATTTTTGGATTTACCCTGGCCCAAACTGCCGGGAAGATCACTAGAAAACAGGTAATTGCAGCACAAAATCTTATTGGGATTAGCTTTGACCATAAGGCCATTGATACCATGCTGGAGTACCTGACCAGCAACCGCAAAGGTTACGAAAGCATGCGCAACCATTTTCTGGACAATTCGGTCAGCCCTGCCCTGATATTTGACCCCATTCCAACAGATTACCAACTCACTAAAAACGAAGGGCTTAACACCTGGAAAATCAATGAGTCAGCAACATTGCCCCTTGACTTAGATGAACTCGCTTTTTATCCCATATTGGACCTTGCAGGATTGATCAAAACTGGGAAGATCAGTGCGGAAGCCTTGACCAGGTTATATCTGAACCGCATCAAAAAATACGATGGAAAACTCCTGTCCTTTGTTACTGTGACAGAGGAACTGGCATTAAAACAGGCCCAAAAAGCAGATGAGGAACTGGCTAAAGGAATCTACAGGGGCCCACTCCATGGCATTCCTTATGGACTTAAAGACCTGGCCGCTGTACCTGGGTATCCCACAACATGGGGAGCTGCGCCTTACAAGGATCAAATTCTTGATCAAACGGCTACAGTGGTACGAAAACTGGAAGAAGCTGGAGCTGTCTTGTTAGGAAAAACCGTGTCAGGCAGCTTGGCAAGGGGTGGTGTTTGGTTTGGAGGAAAAACAAAAAACCCTTGGGATCTGGAACAAGGGGCGACTGGCTCATCAGCCGGTTCAGGGGCTGCCACAGCAGCAGGATTGGTTGCCTTTTCCATAGGAACGGAAACTTTGGGATCCATTGTAGCACCATCTACCCGGACGGGCAGTACCGGCTTAAGGCCAACCTATGGTGCGGTAAGCAAACACGGCTTCATGGTGCTTTCCTGGAGCATGGATAAGGTAGGCCCCATCTGCCGGTCAGCAGTAGACTGTGCGCTTGTTTTTGATTTTATAAGGGGCATAGACCCGCTCGACCGAAGCACCAAAGAAGCAGGTTTCAGACCCCTGACCGATCAGGATCCAAGTCAAATGAAGATCGCCTACTTTAAAGAGCTTTTTGAAAAAGACAGCACATCTACAGGACAAAACAACAAAAGGACCCTGGAGGAATTTGCCCAAATGGGTATCCAACTTATTCCTGTTACTATGCCAAGCAATTTCCCCTTTGAGGCATTTGATATCATTTTAAGGGCAGAATCCGGTGCCTTTTTCGATGAACTGCTCCGCTCAGGCCGGGTGGACCGCTTGGAAGAACAACATGAGGGGTCCCGTGCCAATTCACTCCGTCAATCCAGATTTATTCCCGCGGTGGAATATTTACAGGCCAACCGTCACCGATCTTTATTGATTGAAGCTTTTCACCAACTTATCAAAGAATATGACCTTATCCTGTCCCCAACCTATGGCAGCAATCAGTTACTTCTGACCAACCTTACGGGCCATCCGGCATTAAGTCTTCCCAATGGCTTTGATGATAAAGGAAGGCCCACCAGCGTCACTTTAGTAGGAAATTATTATGGAGAAGATCAATTGATCAGTCTGGCCCATGCCTACCAAAAAAATTACAGGTATCATGGAATGATTCCCAAAGGTTTGATAGAATAG
- a CDS encoding aldehyde dehydrogenase family protein — MSKHKTLKVFSPYDNRLIKEIPMVGENEVENALEKAYALFDDRSNWIPAFKRIEILEKVQELMKSKIEELTKTAAEEGGKPYVDSKVEVLRAINGVKIASEEIGRLTGKQIPMGLTQASVNRVAFTTREPIGVVASISAFNHPLNLIVHQTVTAFAAGCPVIVKPASTTPLSCLAFADILKEAGVPDPWVQVLITDNEAAEKLVTDQRINYLSFIGSAKVGWYLKSKLAPGTRCALEHGGAAPVIVEPDANLEDMLPALVKGGFYHAGQVCVSVQKVFVHESIAKKVADDMAKMAEKLIVGDPLDEKTEVGPLILPKEVDRVEAWVKEAKETGGEILCGGKRLSDSCYAPTVIYNPPQDAKVSQEEIFGPVVCVYSYEDRNKAIEQANALPYHFQAAVFTKDLDIALDTVQKLNATAVMINDHTAFRVDWMPFGGRDASGEGLGGIPYSMHEMTREKMMVIKSKFL, encoded by the coding sequence ATGAGTAAGCATAAAACCTTGAAAGTATTTTCCCCTTACGATAACAGATTGATCAAAGAAATCCCCATGGTGGGAGAAAATGAAGTAGAAAATGCCCTTGAAAAAGCTTATGCCTTGTTTGACGACAGAAGCAATTGGATACCTGCTTTCAAAAGAATTGAAATTCTGGAAAAAGTGCAGGAACTGATGAAATCAAAAATAGAAGAACTGACCAAAACAGCAGCAGAAGAAGGAGGAAAGCCCTATGTGGATTCCAAAGTAGAAGTACTTAGAGCCATCAATGGGGTTAAAATAGCCTCAGAAGAAATCGGAAGATTGACCGGAAAACAAATCCCGATGGGACTTACCCAGGCCTCAGTCAATAGGGTTGCTTTTACTACCAGAGAACCTATCGGAGTGGTGGCTTCAATTTCTGCATTTAACCATCCACTAAACCTGATTGTACATCAGACAGTGACTGCTTTTGCAGCTGGTTGTCCGGTTATTGTGAAACCGGCCTCCACTACCCCCCTTTCCTGTTTGGCTTTTGCAGATATCCTAAAAGAAGCAGGTGTCCCTGATCCTTGGGTACAGGTATTGATCACAGACAATGAAGCTGCTGAAAAGCTGGTTACAGATCAAAGGATCAATTACCTTTCATTTATTGGTTCCGCTAAAGTCGGATGGTACCTGAAATCCAAACTGGCACCCGGTACCCGCTGCGCCTTAGAACATGGAGGTGCTGCACCGGTAATTGTGGAACCTGATGCCAACTTGGAGGACATGTTACCCGCTTTGGTAAAGGGAGGTTTTTACCATGCTGGTCAGGTATGTGTATCTGTCCAAAAAGTATTCGTACATGAAAGTATCGCCAAGAAAGTGGCCGATGACATGGCAAAAATGGCTGAAAAGCTTATTGTTGGCGATCCCTTGGATGAAAAAACGGAAGTTGGTCCATTGATTTTACCAAAAGAAGTGGACCGTGTAGAAGCTTGGGTCAAGGAAGCCAAGGAAACAGGAGGAGAAATTCTTTGTGGGGGCAAGCGGCTCTCGGATTCCTGCTATGCGCCCACTGTCATCTACAACCCTCCTCAAGACGCAAAGGTATCCCAAGAGGAAATTTTTGGCCCGGTAGTCTGTGTATATTCTTATGAGGATAGAAATAAAGCCATCGAGCAGGCGAATGCCCTACCCTATCATTTCCAAGCTGCTGTTTTCACCAAAGACCTGGACATCGCTTTGGATACCGTTCAGAAACTTAATGCTACAGCCGTCATGATCAATGACCACACCGCTTTCCGGGTGGACTGGATGCCATTTGGTGGGCGCGATGCATCCGGAGAAGGTCTGGGAGGTATCCCCTACTCCATGCATGAAATGACAAGGGAGAAGATGATGGTGATCAAAAGTAAGTTTTTGTAA
- a CDS encoding acetolactate synthase large subunit: MKASDLFVKALENEGVEYIFAVPGEENLDLLQSLKNSKIRLILTRHEQGAGFMAATYGRLTGKPGVCLATLGPGATNLVTPAAYAQLGGMPMVMITGQKPIKKSKQARFQIIDVVDMMRPITKYTKQIVNSSNIASQIREAFRLAIEEKPGAVHLEFPEDIAQEDCSEDIFEPVGHLIPKADDKAIAAAVEMITHSKMPLLLIGAGANRKITCEALRDFADQTGIYFFTTQMGKGVIDERHGQYLGTAALSSKDFLHSAIEEADLIINVGHDVIEKPPFFMQKGGKKVIHVNFNPAEVDPVYFPQLNVVGDIAQSVKMLAALVKKQPHWDFGFFKKVKTEIEGHLSKYFEDERFPMLPQRLVNLLRKNLASEDIITLDNGIYKLWFARNYTCHHPNTLLLDNALATMGAGLPSAMMVKMIYPERKVIAVCGDGGFMMNSQELETAVRLGLDLTVIILNDHAYGMIKWKQEDMGFDDFGLDYNNPDFVKYAESYGAKGYRPGSDAEFQQTLNKCLTSEGVNLIDLSVDYSLNHPILNVMLKEKAQKL, encoded by the coding sequence ATGAAAGCATCAGACCTATTTGTCAAAGCATTGGAAAATGAAGGAGTAGAATACATCTTCGCTGTACCCGGTGAAGAAAATCTGGACCTGCTCCAATCCCTCAAAAACTCAAAAATCAGGCTAATCCTTACCCGGCACGAACAAGGTGCCGGGTTTATGGCTGCCACCTACGGAAGACTTACCGGAAAGCCTGGGGTCTGTCTTGCTACCTTGGGGCCTGGGGCCACTAATCTGGTCACTCCAGCAGCCTATGCCCAACTTGGGGGTATGCCTATGGTGATGATTACCGGACAAAAACCCATCAAAAAAAGCAAACAAGCAAGGTTTCAGATCATAGATGTGGTGGATATGATGAGGCCCATCACCAAATACACCAAACAAATAGTCAATTCCAGCAATATAGCTTCCCAAATCAGAGAAGCTTTCCGCTTGGCAATTGAAGAAAAACCTGGGGCTGTACATTTGGAATTTCCCGAGGATATAGCACAGGAAGACTGTTCAGAAGACATTTTTGAACCAGTCGGACATCTGATTCCAAAAGCAGATGATAAAGCTATCGCAGCAGCAGTGGAGATGATCACGCATTCCAAAATGCCGCTGCTTTTGATAGGTGCTGGTGCCAACAGGAAAATTACCTGTGAGGCATTGAGGGATTTTGCAGACCAAACAGGAATTTATTTTTTCACTACCCAGATGGGCAAAGGAGTAATCGATGAAAGACATGGACAGTATTTGGGAACGGCTGCTTTATCGAGCAAAGATTTTCTGCACTCGGCAATTGAAGAAGCGGACCTGATTATCAATGTGGGCCATGATGTCATCGAAAAACCTCCCTTTTTCATGCAAAAAGGTGGCAAAAAAGTCATTCATGTCAACTTCAATCCGGCGGAAGTGGATCCTGTCTACTTCCCACAACTCAATGTAGTCGGTGACATTGCCCAATCTGTCAAAATGCTTGCTGCCTTAGTAAAGAAACAACCCCACTGGGACTTTGGCTTTTTCAAAAAAGTTAAAACAGAAATAGAAGGGCATCTCAGTAAATATTTTGAAGATGAAAGATTCCCGATGCTTCCACAAAGATTGGTAAACCTTTTGCGGAAAAACCTTGCTTCTGAAGACATCATTACCTTGGACAACGGGATATATAAGCTTTGGTTTGCAAGAAATTATACCTGCCACCATCCCAATACGCTGCTCTTGGACAATGCTTTGGCAACTATGGGCGCAGGCTTGCCTTCAGCCATGATGGTAAAAATGATTTATCCTGAAAGAAAAGTCATCGCTGTGTGTGGAGATGGGGGCTTTATGATGAATTCCCAGGAACTGGAAACTGCCGTAAGGTTAGGACTTGACCTTACCGTCATCATTCTCAACGACCATGCTTATGGGATGATCAAATGGAAACAAGAGGATATGGGATTTGATGACTTTGGCTTGGATTACAACAATCCTGACTTTGTAAAATATGCAGAAAGCTATGGTGCAAAAGGTTATAGACCCGGTTCTGATGCTGAATTCCAGCAAACCCTTAATAAATGTTTGACATCAGAAGGAGTAAATTTGATTGACTTATCGGTGGATTATTCCTTAAACCACCCCATTTTAAATGTCATGTTGAAAGAAAAAGCACAAAAATTATGA
- a CDS encoding fumarylacetoacetate hydrolase family protein — MKLYRSSNDIIIEHEGKHYLAQTRDWDHLVNQKNLYKMLQEELNPWNEVNWEAKDLKAPIGTQEIWAAGVTYLRSREARMEESKESGAAVFYSKVYDAERPELFFKSTHYRVAHPGGQVNIRKDSKWNVPEPELTLFINKDKEIVGYTIGNDMSSRDIEGENPLYLPQAKCYDYSAAIGPCLWIPEKPIDPDTKIHMQIERNWKTVFEGQISINQMKRGHGELVEFLTREMSFPNGVYLMTGTCLVPDDTFTLQPDDLVHIEIDGIGKLTNKVAIG, encoded by the coding sequence ATGAAATTATACAGATCATCCAACGACATCATCATTGAACATGAGGGCAAGCATTATTTGGCCCAAACCCGTGATTGGGACCATTTGGTAAACCAAAAAAACCTTTATAAAATGCTTCAGGAAGAATTGAATCCTTGGAATGAGGTCAATTGGGAAGCCAAAGACCTCAAAGCTCCCATTGGTACCCAGGAAATTTGGGCAGCGGGTGTCACTTATCTCCGTAGCAGGGAAGCCCGAATGGAAGAATCCAAGGAAAGTGGGGCTGCGGTTTTTTATTCCAAAGTGTATGATGCGGAAAGACCTGAATTGTTTTTTAAATCCACCCATTACAGGGTAGCTCATCCGGGAGGACAAGTAAACATCCGCAAAGACTCCAAATGGAATGTACCTGAACCTGAACTCACCCTTTTTATCAACAAAGACAAGGAGATTGTGGGTTATACTATTGGTAATGACATGAGCTCAAGGGATATTGAGGGTGAAAACCCACTTTACCTACCCCAGGCAAAATGTTATGATTATTCCGCGGCTATTGGTCCTTGTCTTTGGATACCGGAAAAACCCATTGATCCGGACACCAAAATCCATATGCAGATTGAAAGGAACTGGAAGACTGTATTTGAAGGTCAGATATCCATCAATCAAATGAAACGGGGTCATGGAGAATTGGTGGAATTCCTTACCAGAGAAATGAGCTTTCCAAATGGAGTTTACCTCATGACAGGTACCTGCCTCGTACCGGATGACACCTTTACATTACAACCCGATGACCTTGTTCATATCGAAATTGACGGCATTGGAAAGCTTACCAATAAGGTGGCTATAGGCTGA
- a CDS encoding BamA/TamA family outer membrane protein: MNPNIVRNFDKLLKALFFLTILLLNATWANAQDQENDKEKTRQKKERKVSIVPLPAVAADPTSGLILGIAPAFSWTIGNPETTSMSTAIGLGLVTTKRQLYTSLRSHAFLKDDSYTIYTDFRFNINNQPTYGLGTKIWARPWRNEPTNGEKDDLIKEMIFFRHIRLYGIAMKRYQDTRFFYGLGFHFDRMFRIDDRSLNLGSDPPELTYHEVYQREKKLPAENYQQSGISLNALYDSRDNVANPYKGKYLYASWRSFAEFLGSTSNSGTLWLEYRDYFSLSKNRPRNILALWTYAWSVTHGEVSYMFLPAVGWDMFSRSGRAYTQGRFRGEDLVYTELEWRFPLQKNKERFGGVLFANTGTASSRGEDINLFSHFQLGYGLGLRYMVLPKRRINIALDYGFGVRGASGIFLNVNEMF, from the coding sequence ATGAACCCCAACATTGTCAGGAATTTTGATAAGCTCCTGAAGGCTTTATTTTTCCTTACCATTCTACTTCTGAATGCCACCTGGGCAAATGCCCAAGATCAGGAAAACGACAAAGAAAAGACCAGGCAAAAAAAGGAAAGAAAGGTTTCGATTGTTCCGCTTCCAGCCGTTGCAGCAGATCCTACCTCAGGCCTTATTTTGGGTATAGCACCTGCTTTTTCCTGGACCATAGGCAACCCGGAAACAACAAGTATGTCGACAGCCATTGGACTGGGTTTGGTCACCACTAAAAGACAATTATATACCTCTCTGCGGTCCCACGCCTTCTTAAAGGATGATTCATATACCATTTACACAGATTTCAGGTTCAACATCAATAACCAACCCACCTATGGTTTAGGGACAAAAATATGGGCAAGGCCATGGAGAAATGAACCTACAAATGGTGAAAAGGATGATCTCATCAAAGAGATGATATTTTTCAGGCATATCCGCTTGTACGGCATAGCCATGAAACGGTATCAGGACACCCGCTTTTTCTATGGATTAGGTTTTCATTTTGACAGAATGTTCCGAATAGATGACCGAAGTCTAAACCTTGGCTCAGACCCTCCAGAATTGACCTACCATGAAGTTTATCAAAGAGAAAAAAAACTACCTGCTGAAAACTACCAACAATCTGGAATTTCACTGAATGCCTTATACGACAGCCGGGACAATGTAGCCAATCCTTATAAAGGGAAATACCTCTATGCTTCCTGGAGGAGTTTTGCTGAATTCTTAGGAAGTACCAGCAACAGTGGTACTTTGTGGCTGGAATACAGGGATTATTTCAGTTTGAGCAAAAACAGACCAAGAAATATCCTGGCACTTTGGACTTATGCCTGGTCCGTAACCCATGGAGAGGTTTCTTATATGTTTTTACCGGCAGTAGGCTGGGATATGTTTTCCAGGTCAGGAAGGGCTTATACCCAGGGTAGATTCAGAGGAGAAGATCTGGTCTATACAGAATTGGAATGGAGATTTCCTTTACAAAAGAATAAAGAAAGGTTTGGTGGCGTCCTATTCGCCAATACCGGTACCGCCAGCAGCAGAGGAGAAGACATCAACCTTTTCAGCCATTTTCAGTTGGGGTATGGGCTTGGATTACGGTATATGGTCTTGCCCAAAAGACGGATCAATATTGCTTTGGACTATGGCTTTGGAGTCCGAGGGGCTTCCGGAATTTTCCTAAATGTGAACGAAATGTTCTGA
- a CDS encoding porin family protein produces the protein MKKTIILTALFGMFFSATVLAQGLHFGIKGGPSFSNFSGSGLDGYDFKSITNFHAGAFVELNLFDALSLQPELLYSTKGATLSGVGNDIENKLGYLSIPVLARVYLIPDRFSLDFGPQASFLLSETENVNISDSRTFDFALAGGVTVQLFGPLFVQGRYNLGLTDVKPDANVKNSVIQLSAGLRF, from the coding sequence ATGAAAAAGACTATTATTCTCACTGCCCTATTTGGTATGTTTTTCTCAGCGACTGTATTGGCCCAAGGACTTCACTTTGGGATAAAAGGAGGTCCGAGTTTTTCCAATTTTAGTGGAAGCGGTTTGGATGGTTATGATTTCAAATCCATTACAAATTTCCATGCCGGAGCATTTGTTGAGCTAAACCTGTTCGATGCACTTTCTCTTCAACCCGAACTCCTTTATTCCACCAAAGGTGCTACATTATCCGGTGTCGGAAATGACATAGAAAACAAATTAGGTTATTTGTCCATTCCTGTTCTTGCAAGGGTTTATCTTATTCCTGACAGATTCAGCCTTGATTTTGGACCTCAGGCCTCCTTTCTTCTGAGTGAGACCGAGAATGTCAATATCTCAGATTCAAGAACCTTTGATTTTGCTTTGGCAGGTGGTGTGACCGTACAATTGTTTGGGCCTCTTTTTGTGCAGGGAAGGTATAATCTAGGCCTGACAGATGTAAAACCCGACGCCAATGTCAAAAATTCAGTAATACAGCTTTCTGCGGGTTTAAGGTTTTAA
- a CDS encoding tetratricopeptide repeat-containing sensor histidine kinase, with the protein MLLGQTDSLFRALEELKKDSPINLEKIAGLQLGIAMVYYQDRDFQNSFQYHQEASENFLAAKNLEKYSECLHNLGNISYFLGDSKEAIQYYNLSIAEREKINDLKGLASGYNNLANVYNRLGDYPRALEFYEKSLEIKEKIEDQKGIASTFKNIASIHYFRDNYVAALETNLRALRISESLLDSTGIAFVYNNIALIYEKQDKWDDALMNFNRSLQIKEKMGDKQGMATTLNNIGSLYQKKKEYSKAIEALEKSLKISEKIGEKEGISAALNNLASVYEDLGEMAKAMELFLQSQKIDEEIGNKRGMLLSITSLSHIHFALKNHKESIRFAKEGIKLARQLDSKAELRDLNELMSKNFEAMGDFKAALYHNQLFHAYADSVFNQEIERKTARIEAEYEYDKKLAVIQAEQKALELENEKEFQRQNFQKRILLLALFGIVLIAGILFHNYRKQKKAKQLLEVKTMELEKANQVKAKLFSIIGHDLRGAIASLYMFLGLYKRNRMNDAEFKELVPELYKNVGAIMETLNNLLRWSMQQMNMVKSVPIPTSLSEKALELEGFYSTLLQQKGIEFDNQIGEEISVMVDPNHLDLVLRNLLSNAIKYSSQGGTITLGVLEKDDFIITFIKDQGVGMNKEEAERLFRSDLVKSKRGTSGEQGTGLGLNLTKLYIEENGGKIWAESEEGKGSVFYFSLPGIKAKKYQMEATT; encoded by the coding sequence ATGTTACTGGGTCAAACAGACTCGCTTTTTCGGGCCTTGGAGGAACTGAAAAAAGATAGCCCGATTAATCTGGAAAAAATTGCCGGGTTACAATTGGGAATCGCCATGGTCTACTATCAGGACCGTGATTTTCAAAATTCATTTCAGTACCATCAGGAAGCATCCGAAAATTTTCTTGCTGCCAAAAATCTTGAAAAATACAGTGAATGCCTTCACAATCTTGGAAACATTTCCTATTTCTTAGGAGACTCTAAAGAAGCCATACAATATTATAATTTGTCTATCGCTGAGAGGGAAAAAATAAACGACTTAAAAGGTTTGGCTTCAGGATATAATAACCTGGCGAATGTGTATAACAGACTGGGCGATTATCCCCGGGCTTTAGAATTTTATGAAAAATCACTTGAAATAAAAGAAAAGATTGAGGACCAAAAAGGCATTGCATCAACCTTCAAAAACATAGCTTCGATTCATTATTTCCGTGACAATTATGTAGCTGCTCTTGAAACTAATTTAAGGGCATTGAGGATTTCCGAATCCCTTTTGGATTCTACTGGAATCGCCTTTGTTTACAATAACATTGCCTTAATCTATGAAAAACAAGACAAATGGGATGATGCACTGATGAATTTTAATAGGTCTTTACAGATCAAAGAAAAAATGGGGGACAAACAGGGTATGGCCACTACCCTCAATAACATAGGTAGCCTCTATCAAAAAAAGAAAGAATACAGCAAAGCCATCGAAGCTTTGGAGAAATCCCTTAAAATATCTGAGAAAATAGGCGAGAAAGAAGGGATTTCAGCCGCACTGAACAATCTTGCCAGTGTTTACGAAGATTTGGGGGAAATGGCTAAAGCCATGGAACTCTTCCTCCAATCCCAAAAAATAGATGAAGAAATCGGCAATAAAAGGGGAATGCTCTTAAGTATAACCAGTCTTTCCCATATCCATTTTGCCTTAAAAAACCACAAAGAGTCCATCCGTTTTGCCAAAGAAGGGATAAAATTGGCCAGACAATTGGACTCTAAGGCTGAATTGAGGGATCTCAACGAACTGATGAGTAAAAACTTTGAAGCTATGGGGGATTTTAAAGCTGCTTTGTATCACAACCAGCTTTTCCATGCTTATGCAGACAGCGTCTTCAATCAGGAAATAGAAAGAAAAACAGCGAGAATTGAAGCAGAATATGAATATGACAAAAAATTAGCAGTCATCCAGGCAGAACAAAAAGCCTTGGAACTGGAAAATGAAAAAGAATTCCAAAGGCAGAATTTTCAAAAAAGGATTTTGCTATTGGCCTTGTTTGGCATTGTCCTCATTGCAGGCATTTTATTCCATAACTACCGCAAACAGAAAAAAGCAAAACAACTTTTGGAAGTAAAAACCATGGAACTGGAAAAAGCCAATCAAGTCAAAGCCAAGCTTTTCAGTATCATCGGACATGATTTAAGAGGGGCTATTGCCAGTCTGTATATGTTTCTCGGACTTTATAAAAGAAACCGAATGAATGATGCAGAGTTTAAGGAATTGGTTCCTGAACTCTATAAGAATGTAGGAGCCATTATGGAAACGTTGAACAACCTGTTGAGATGGTCCATGCAGCAAATGAATATGGTCAAATCAGTACCCATTCCGACTTCATTATCAGAAAAAGCACTTGAACTTGAGGGATTTTATTCGACTTTGCTCCAGCAAAAAGGAATTGAATTTGACAATCAAATTGGGGAAGAAATCTCTGTAATGGTAGATCCCAATCATCTGGATTTGGTTTTAAGGAACCTGTTGAGCAATGCCATCAAATACAGTAGCCAAGGAGGAACCATCACGTTGGGAGTCTTGGAAAAAGATGATTTTATCATCACTTTCATTAAAGACCAAGGGGTTGGAATGAATAAAGAAGAAGCAGAAAGGCTTTTCCGATCTGATCTGGTAAAAAGTAAAAGAGGAACTTCAGGTGAGCAGGGAACCGGTTTGGGGTTGAACCTGACCAAACTCTATATTGAAGAAAATGGAGGTAAGATTTGGGCAGAAAGTGAAGAGGGCAAGGGAAGTGTTTTTTATTTTTCCCTACCGGGCATCAAAGCCAAAAAATATCAGATGGAAGCTACAACCTAA
- a CDS encoding SAM-dependent methyltransferase, with protein sequence MANFTDLVPFVTTPWEVIEEMLDMAKVTEDDYIIDLGSGDGRILILAAKKFGTKGLGIEIDKDLVREAFELAIKEGVEDLVDFKQGDLFELDFSKATVLTLYLFPDINLKLRPKIWEMPSGTRVISHRFDMGDWEPTETRTIELADGKKHTVFLWVIP encoded by the coding sequence GTGGCAAACTTTACAGACTTGGTCCCTTTTGTCACGACGCCATGGGAAGTCATAGAGGAAATGTTGGATATGGCTAAGGTCACCGAGGATGATTATATCATAGATCTGGGTTCAGGAGATGGAAGAATACTGATTTTGGCTGCCAAAAAATTCGGTACCAAAGGCTTGGGGATTGAAATTGATAAGGATTTGGTAAGAGAGGCATTTGAATTGGCAATAAAGGAAGGGGTGGAAGATTTGGTGGATTTTAAGCAAGGGGACCTGTTTGAATTGGATTTCAGTAAGGCCACGGTGCTAACTTTGTACCTTTTTCCGGACATCAATTTGAAATTGAGGCCCAAAATATGGGAAATGCCTTCAGGTACAAGGGTGATTTCTCATCGTTTTGACATGGGGGATTGGGAACCCACAGAGACCAGGACCATTGAATTGGCTGATGGGAAGAAGCATACCGTTTTTTTGTGGGTGATTCCTTAA
- a CDS encoding NAD-dependent epimerase/dehydratase family protein codes for MASKNLHTILGSTGNIGTALAKELAAYTSNIRLVSRNPQKVNNSDILFKADLLKEEEVKAAVKDSAVVYLVVGITYKTKMWEEQWPIIMKNVLNSCKAEKAKLLFFDNMYCYDPNHVGHLTENSPVNPSSRKGKVRAEIASMLLKEIKEKQITGMIVRAADFYGPNAKLSFLHESVINRMKAGKTAQWLYDKNKKHTFTYIPDAAYATAFLGQNESAWNQVWHLPTSKTYPSGQEVVNILAKHLGVPNNMAVLPGFMVWILGLFIPILKEVKELRYQLDKDYCFDSSKIEQAFELKATPIKEGLIKCI; via the coding sequence ATGGCTTCCAAAAATCTACACACCATACTTGGCTCAACTGGCAACATTGGTACTGCATTGGCCAAAGAATTGGCTGCCTATACTTCCAATATCAGGCTGGTGAGCAGAAATCCTCAAAAAGTCAATAATTCCGATATATTGTTCAAAGCCGATTTATTGAAAGAAGAGGAAGTAAAGGCAGCGGTAAAAGACTCAGCAGTGGTCTATTTGGTAGTAGGAATTACCTATAAAACCAAGATGTGGGAAGAACAATGGCCCATCATCATGAAAAATGTTCTCAATTCCTGCAAAGCTGAAAAAGCCAAATTATTGTTTTTTGACAATATGTATTGTTATGACCCAAATCATGTAGGGCACTTAACTGAAAATAGCCCTGTAAATCCATCAAGCAGAAAAGGAAAAGTCAGGGCTGAAATTGCCAGTATGTTATTGAAGGAAATAAAAGAAAAACAAATAACAGGAATGATCGTTAGAGCTGCGGATTTTTATGGCCCCAACGCCAAACTGAGTTTTCTTCATGAATCGGTTATCAACCGAATGAAAGCCGGTAAAACAGCGCAGTGGCTTTACGATAAAAATAAAAAACATACATTTACCTATATCCCAGATGCAGCTTATGCCACAGCCTTTTTGGGCCAAAATGAATCAGCATGGAATCAGGTTTGGCACTTGCCTACATCAAAAACATATCCAAGTGGGCAGGAAGTGGTAAATATACTCGCCAAGCATTTAGGAGTTCCCAATAATATGGCTGTTTTGCCTGGCTTTATGGTCTGGATATTGGGCTTGTTCATTCCCATTTTAAAGGAAGTCAAAGAGCTGAGGTACCAATTGGATAAAGATTATTGTTTCGATTCCTCCAAGATTGAACAGGCATTTGAATTAAAAGCGACCCCTATCAAAGAAGGTTTGATAAAATGTATTTAA